CTGACCCGGGTCGCCCTCACCGCTCAGCGGGGCACCCTCGGAGGCTGAGGCGCCGCTCCTCTCCTAGGTGACGACTGCCGACGACGGGCTGGCGAGCCTGAGTCGCCCGTCGCGTCAGCTCGCCCGGAGACCGACCGCCAGCGTCAGTTCGAGGACCCGGTGCGGTGTCGCGAGGTCCGGGAACAGCTCCCGCAGCTGTGACATCCGGTACCGGACGGTCTGGGGGTGGACGAACAGCGCCGCCGCCACCTCGTCCCGCCTGCCCTGGTGCAGCAGCCACGCCCGCAGCGTCTCCTCCAACCGCCGTGCCGTCGCGGCAGGCAGGGCCCGCAACGGTGCGAGGGCTCGGGCACGCAGGTCCGCCAACGCGTCCTCGTCGGCGCTCAGCACCAGCTCCGGCAGATGGTCCTCGGTGTCGCGGATGTCGGAGGAGAGGGAGCGCGCGCGTACGGCCCGTGCGTACGAGGCGGACGCGCGCGTCCACGGCCGGGCCGGGCCGACCACGGCGGTGCGGTCGGTCATCCGCCGCAAGAGGTGTGATCGGTCGGCATCGGGGACGAGCAGCACGCCGAGGTCGTCCGGCAGATCATCGAGGACGAGGGTGTTCGGGTCGAGCAGTCGGCAGGCGGGCCGGGCCTGGGCGGCGGGCAGCAGGACGGCGGTCAGCGAGGCCGGAGGCTGCCACGCGGCCCGTTGCGCGGAGGCCAGCAGCACGTCCGGGCTCGCGCCGGCGAGCAGGTCGCGGACCAGTTGCTCCAGGTGGCGTTCATGGGCCCGGCCCCGGGCGGCCAGTTCGTCGGCGTGGCCCGCGGCGCTCGCGGCGGAGAGCTCGTCGATGTAGGCGAAGGTCAGCTCGGCGAACTTGGCGACCTCGGCGGCAGGCAGACCGGCGGGTACGGCACCCGCGGCCAGGCAGCGCCAGGCCACGCGGGCGCCGACGCGGTAGGCGCTGAGCAGGGCGTCCATCGAACGGCCGTCGCGCACCTCGCCGCGTCCCAGCTCGTAGGCCGCGTCCCCGGCGTCGCCGCCCGTGGCGTTCCCGCTCGCGAGGTCCAGGTAGTGCCCGAGGGCGGTGCGGACTGCTCGGCGGATGGTGCCGCCCATGCTGCCCGAGAGAGCGCCCGCGTAGGGAGGGACCTCGTCGATGATCGCCTGGACGACCTCGTCCGCGGTGGTCCTCAGCGCGGCCCGCAGCGCGGTGACCGTCGTCTCGTCCAGGGCCAATTCGTTGGCCCTCTGGATTGCGTGACTCATTTTTTGTTCCCCGCGAACAATTCAACCGATCAGATTCACGTCCTGCGGACAGGACTTTACGCCCTGAGGCACAGCAAGCTGGAGTCATGACGAGTGTGGCCCTGCGCAGCAGGGCGTGGAAACTGCTGGAGATGGTCACGACGCCGCTGGTGCCGTCGGACTACCTCGACCTGGTCAGCCCGCTGCGGGCCGGCGCCGACCTGCGCGGGCGCATCGAAGCCGTGCGCCCCGAGACGGGTGACGCCGCGACCATCGTGATCAGACCGGGACGGGGCTGGCGCGGCCACACAGCCGGTCAGTACGTGCGGGTCGGGGTCGACGTCGACGGGGTGCGCCTGTGGCGTGCCTACTCGCTCACCTCGCCGACCGACCGCCGGGACGGCCGCATCACGATCACCGTGAAGGCGATCCCGGACGGCAAGGTCAGCAACCACCTGGTCCGCAGGGCGACACCGGGCACGCTGATCCAGCTCGACCAGGCGACCGGTGACTTCGTGCTGCCGGAGGCCAAGCCCGCCAAGGTGCTCTATCTGACGGCCGGCAGCGGCATCACGCCCGTGATGGGCATGCTGCGCGACACCGACTTCGACGACGTCGTCATGGTCCACTCCGCGCCGCGGCCGCACGACGTGATCTTCCGCGACGATCTGCACGCCCTGGTCGCGGACAAGAAGCTGCGCCTCACCGAGCTGCACACCGACACCGACGGCATGCTCGACATCGCCCGTCTCGGCGACCTCGTGCCCGACTGGGCCGAGCGCGAGACCTGGGCCTGCGGTCCCGCGGGACTGCTCGACGCCGCCGAGGAGCACTGGACGGAGCACGGCGTCCGGGAGCGCCTGCACACCGAGCGCTTTCGCCCCACCGTCGTCGCCACCGGCGACGGTGGCGAGGTCACGTTCAGCACCACCGGCACGACCGTCGACGCGGACGGCGCCACGCCGTTGCTGGACGTCGGCGAGGAGGCCGGTGTGCTCATGCCGTCCGGGTGCCGCATGGGCATCTGCTTCGGCTGCGTCACGCCGCTCAAGGCGGGCGCCGTCCGCGACCTGCGCACCGGCGAGATCACCGAGGCCGAACCGGGCGTCCTCATCCAGACCTGCGTGTCCGCCGCGGCGGGCCCCTGTGACATCGAACGGTAGGAGCACCTTGACCGCCATCGACCCCACCGCCCATCTGACCGCGGAGCAGATCGAGGAGCTCGGCCGCGAGCTGGACGCGATCCGCGACGAGGTGATCGCGAGCCGCGGCGAGAAGGACGCCGCGTACATCCGCAAGGTCATCTCGGCGCAGCGCAAGCTCGAACTGGTCAGCCGGGGCGTGCTGTTGTTCTCGATCTTCCCGCCCGCGTGGCTGATCGGCACCGCCGGTCTGTCCGTGGCGAAGATCATGGACAACATGGAGATCGGCCACAACATCCTGCATGGCCAGTGGGACTGGATGCGGGACCCGAAGATCCACTCCACCACCTGGGAATGGGACCACGTCTCCCCGGCCGACCAGTGGAAGCACTCGCACAACGAGCTGCACCACACGTACACCAACGTGATCGGCAAGGACAACGACCTCGGCTACGGCATCATGCGCGTCGACGAGGACCAGAAGTGGCACCCGTTCCACCTCGGCCAGCCGATGTGGAACTTCATCAACGCCTGCTTCTTCGAGTACGGCATCGCGGCGTACGACCTGGAGCTCGGCAAGAACCTGCACAAGCGCCGCCGCAAGAACCCGGAGTTCCGGGCGCGGGCCAGGGCCGTGGGCCGCAAGATCCGCAAGCAGGTGCTCAAGGACTACGTGATCCACCCGCTGCTGTCGGGCCCGTCGTTCCTCCCCACGCTCGCCGCCACGTTCACCGCGAACCTGGTCCGCAACCTCTGGTCCCACTCGGTGATCATGTGCGGGCACTTCCCCGAGGGTGTGCAGGTCTTCGAGCGCCGGTCGATCAAGGGCGAGACGCGCGGCCAGTGGTACCTGCGCCAGATGATGGGCTCGGCGAACATCAGCGGCAGCAAGGCCATGCATTTCATGACCGGCAACCTGTCGCACCAGATCGAGCACCACCTGTTCCCGGACCTGCCGAGCAACCGGTACGCCGAGGTCGCGGTGAAGGTGCGCGCGCTGTTCGAGAAGTACGAGCTGGAGTACGTCACCGGGCCGCTGCCCAAGCAGGTGTTCTCCGCGTGGCGCAAGGTCGTCCGCCTCTCACTGCCGAACAAGAAGCCCAAGGTCAGGACGCCGGACCGCGAGCAGGAGCTCGTCGCGGCCTGATTCGGGCCGGTCAGAGCGCGCCGCGCCAGGAGCAGGCCGCCGTTCCCCCGACCGGTACGGGGACGCTGAGTACCGCCCCGGAGGCCGAGGTCGGGTTCGTCACCCCGTACCGGGCCGTGGTGACGAAGAGGCGGTCGGTGTCTCCGGGCAGCAGGCACACCGACGTGGGATGCGGGGCGGGGACGGTCAGGGTGTCGAGGAGGCGGCCGTCGGGATGGTAGCGGCGGACCGCCCCCGCTCCCCACAGCGCCACCCACAGGCAGCCCTCCGCGTCGACGGTCATGCCGTCGGGACTTCCTTCCCCGTCACGCAGTCGGGCGAAGGTCTCCGGGCCGCCCACGAGCCCGCCCGAGACGGGGTCGACACGGCAGCGCAGGACGGTGCCGACAGCCGTGTCCGCGAGATACATGGTCGTGCCGTCGGCGGTGAACGCGGGGCCGTTGGCGATGGTCAGCCCGTCGAGGACTCGCACCACCGTGCCGTCCGGGTCCGTCCGGTAGAGGGAGCCCGCGCCGGGGGTGCCGTCGTAGGCCATGCTGCCGGCCCAGAAGCGCCCCGCGGGGTCCGCGACGCCGTCGTTCATGCGGCTGGGGGCCGGGGTGCGGTCCTCGGGCCGGTCGAGCCATTCCAGGGTGCCGTCGGGGGTGAGCAGCGCGATGCCGGTGCCCGCGGCGGCGATCCAGCTGTCCGGTCGGCCGGCCACCGGGGCGACGGCGCCCAACGGGACGTCGAGGCGGGCGAGTCGGGTCGGACCGAGGTCGTCGCGGTCGTCGCGCAGTTCGAAGAGCCGCCCGCTGAGGATGTCGACGTACACGTACCGGCCGTCGAACCAGCGGCCGCCCTCGGCGAGTTCGTAGGCTCCCTCGACGACGACCGCCGCCGTTGGTGTCATGTTCCGTTCTCCTTGAACTGCTTGCATCGCTTGGGTCAGCGGATGGTCGTGCCGTCGGGCTGGTCGAACAGGCCGAGTTCGTCCCGCGCGGGAAGGCCCTCCCAGTCGCCCCGGGTGGCGACGGCGAACGCCGAGGTGGTGACGGCCCGGTGCAGCCGGGCCGGGACGTCCGCGCCGTCGAGGAGTCCGGAGAGGTATCCGGCCACGAAGGCGTCGCCCGCGCCGACGAGATCGACGGCGTCGACCTGTCGTGCCGCGCGGTCGGTCGCCCCGTCCGCGGTGAAGGCGGTCGCGCCGCGCGCGCCCCGTTTCACGACCACTTCGCCGACCCCCTCGGCCAGAACAGCGCGCACCGCCTCGGGTTCGTCCACGCCGGGTCGTGCCAGTACGAGCGGTAGTTCGTCCTCGGAGGCGATGAGCAGGTCGACGTGTGCCAGCATCGGCCTGAGTGCGGCGCGGGCCCGGTCGGCGGTCCACAGCCGGGAGCGGTGGTTGATGTCGAGGCATACGGTGATGCCGGCTTCGTGTGCGGTGGCGGCGGCGGTCAGGGCCGCGTCGGCCGCTGTGGGGCTGAGCGCCGGCGTGATGCCGGTCAGGTGCAGGACGCGGGGCCCGTCGGCCAGCGCGGGCAGGACGTCGGCCGGTGCGACGGCCGAACCGGCGGATCCCGTGCGGTAGTAGCTGACGCGGGTGAGCGTGCCCAGGCGGGGCTCGGTCATCAGCAGTCCCGTGGGGCGGCCGGCGTCGTCGGTGACCGCGTGGGTGGTGTCGACGCCCTCGGCGCGCAGGGTACGCAGGACCAGCGCGCCGAGTTCGTCCGCGCCGACCCGGCCGGCCCAGCGCACCCGGTGCCCGAGCCGGGCGAGACCGATGGCGACGTTGGACTCGGCGCCCGCCACGGACAGCCCGAGACTGCCGCCGAGCCGGAGGGCGCCGTGGGCCCGGAGCGCGGCCATCGTCTCGCCGAAGGTGACGACCTCGGGCGGAACCGATCTCGTCATGACCTGCCCCCGGCCGTCACCGTGCGGAACTCGGCGGCACGGTCCCGGAGTCGCCGCAGGTCGCCGCCGTCGGCGGCGTCCCCGACCAGGGGCGAGCCGACGCCGACGGCCAGGGCGCCCCGGTCCAGGTAGTCCCGTGCGGCCTGCGCGTCGACCCCGCCGACGGGCACGAAGGGCACCTCGGGGAAGGGGTCGCGCAGGGCCCGCAGATAGCCGGGCCCCCCGAGCACGCCGGGGAAGAGTTTGATCGCGTCCGCACCTCGTGCGAGGGCGGTCTCGATCTCGGTCGGTGTCAGGGCACCCATCAACACGGGTACGCCGAAGGACACCGGCCCGTCGAGCACGGCCGGAGTGACGAGGTACGACGCTCCGGCCTCCACGGCACGTTCGGCGTCCGCGGCCGAGCGCACGGTCCCCGCGCCGAGGAGGGCGTCGGGGCCGAGTTCGGCGCGGGCCTGCCGGATGACGGTCAGGGCGTCGGCGGTGGTCAGCGAGACCTCGATGACCGCGACGCCCTCTTCGGTGAGGGTGCGTACGGTGCGCAGGGCCGCGGCGGGGTCCTTGCCGCGGACGATCGCCAGCAGGCGGTGGGCGCGGAGCGATTCCACCAGGTTCATGGGAGCGG
This genomic stretch from Streptomyces deccanensis harbors:
- a CDS encoding PucR family transcriptional regulator, which encodes MSHAIQRANELALDETTVTALRAALRTTADEVVQAIIDEVPPYAGALSGSMGGTIRRAVRTALGHYLDLASGNATGGDAGDAAYELGRGEVRDGRSMDALLSAYRVGARVAWRCLAAGAVPAGLPAAEVAKFAELTFAYIDELSAASAAGHADELAARGRAHERHLEQLVRDLLAGASPDVLLASAQRAAWQPPASLTAVLLPAAQARPACRLLDPNTLVLDDLPDDLGVLLVPDADRSHLLRRMTDRTAVVGPARPWTRASASYARAVRARSLSSDIRDTEDHLPELVLSADEDALADLRARALAPLRALPAATARRLEETLRAWLLHQGRRDEVAAALFVHPQTVRYRMSQLRELFPDLATPHRVLELTLAVGLRAS
- a CDS encoding ferredoxin reductase — translated: MTSVALRSRAWKLLEMVTTPLVPSDYLDLVSPLRAGADLRGRIEAVRPETGDAATIVIRPGRGWRGHTAGQYVRVGVDVDGVRLWRAYSLTSPTDRRDGRITITVKAIPDGKVSNHLVRRATPGTLIQLDQATGDFVLPEAKPAKVLYLTAGSGITPVMGMLRDTDFDDVVMVHSAPRPHDVIFRDDLHALVADKKLRLTELHTDTDGMLDIARLGDLVPDWAERETWACGPAGLLDAAEEHWTEHGVRERLHTERFRPTVVATGDGGEVTFSTTGTTVDADGATPLLDVGEEAGVLMPSGCRMGICFGCVTPLKAGAVRDLRTGEITEAEPGVLIQTCVSAAAGPCDIER
- a CDS encoding fatty acid desaturase family protein: MTAIDPTAHLTAEQIEELGRELDAIRDEVIASRGEKDAAYIRKVISAQRKLELVSRGVLLFSIFPPAWLIGTAGLSVAKIMDNMEIGHNILHGQWDWMRDPKIHSTTWEWDHVSPADQWKHSHNELHHTYTNVIGKDNDLGYGIMRVDEDQKWHPFHLGQPMWNFINACFFEYGIAAYDLELGKNLHKRRRKNPEFRARARAVGRKIRKQVLKDYVIHPLLSGPSFLPTLAATFTANLVRNLWSHSVIMCGHFPEGVQVFERRSIKGETRGQWYLRQMMGSANISGSKAMHFMTGNLSHQIEHHLFPDLPSNRYAEVAVKVRALFEKYELEYVTGPLPKQVFSAWRKVVRLSLPNKKPKVRTPDREQELVAA
- a CDS encoding SMP-30/gluconolactonase/LRE family protein translates to MTPTAAVVVEGAYELAEGGRWFDGRYVYVDILSGRLFELRDDRDDLGPTRLARLDVPLGAVAPVAGRPDSWIAAAGTGIALLTPDGTLEWLDRPEDRTPAPSRMNDGVADPAGRFWAGSMAYDGTPGAGSLYRTDPDGTVVRVLDGLTIANGPAFTADGTTMYLADTAVGTVLRCRVDPVSGGLVGGPETFARLRDGEGSPDGMTVDAEGCLWVALWGAGAVRRYHPDGRLLDTLTVPAPHPTSVCLLPGDTDRLFVTTARYGVTNPTSASGAVLSVPVPVGGTAACSWRGAL
- a CDS encoding sugar kinase is translated as MTRSVPPEVVTFGETMAALRAHGALRLGGSLGLSVAGAESNVAIGLARLGHRVRWAGRVGADELGALVLRTLRAEGVDTTHAVTDDAGRPTGLLMTEPRLGTLTRVSYYRTGSAGSAVAPADVLPALADGPRVLHLTGITPALSPTAADAALTAAATAHEAGITVCLDINHRSRLWTADRARAALRPMLAHVDLLIASEDELPLVLARPGVDEPEAVRAVLAEGVGEVVVKRGARGATAFTADGATDRAARQVDAVDLVGAGDAFVAGYLSGLLDGADVPARLHRAVTTSAFAVATRGDWEGLPARDELGLFDQPDGTTIR
- a CDS encoding bifunctional 4-hydroxy-2-oxoglutarate aldolase/2-dehydro-3-deoxy-phosphogluconate aldolase, with protein sequence MNLVESLRAHRLLAIVRGKDPAAALRTVRTLTEEGVAVIEVSLTTADALTVIRQARAELGPDALLGAGTVRSAADAERAVEAGASYLVTPAVLDGPVSFGVPVLMGALTPTEIETALARGADAIKLFPGVLGGPGYLRALRDPFPEVPFVPVGGVDAQAARDYLDRGALAVGVGSPLVGDAADGGDLRRLRDRAAEFRTVTAGGRS